GGACGCGGTGAACTCCCTGGGCGAGCCGCTGTCGAAGCTGGCCGCCGCGGTCGTCGTCGGCTGACCCGACGCACCGAACCAGCGCCCCGCCGCGGCGGCCGTCGCCGGCCGCCGCGGCTTCCGCAGAGACAGGACCGATAGGAATCCCCGTGGACGCCGAGACCACCGAGCCCACTGCGCCGGACACCGCCACCGATCACGCCCCCACCCGCCGTGCCGTCATCGGCTGGGCCGGGGCCGGCCTCGCCCTGGGCGCGGCCGCCGCCGGATCGGTCGCCGCCGCGACCATGCACGAGGCCGCGCCCGCCGCCGCCCCCGGCATCGACTCCACCGTGGACATCCCGTTCTACGGCGACCACCAGGCCGGCATCGCCACGCCCGTCCAGGACCGGCTGCACTTCGCCGCGTTCGACGTCACCACCAAGGACCGCGAGGCCCTGGTGAAGATGCTGAAGGAGTGGACGAAGGCCGCCGCCGCGATGACCGGCGGCCGCGAGGTCGGCACCGGCGCGACCGGCGGCCTCCCGGAGGCCCCGCCGGACGACACCGGCGAGGCGCTCGGCCTGCCCGCCTCCCGGCTGACCCTGACCGTCGGCTTCGGCCCGACGCTGTTCGAGAAGGACGGCACCGACCGCTTCGGCATCAAGGCCAAGCGGCCCGAGGCCCTGGTCGACCTGCCGAAGTTCCCCGGTGACCGGCTGGAGGCGACCCGCACCGGCGGCGACATCTGCGTCCAGGCCTGCGCCGACGACCCGCAGGTCGCAGTGCACGCGATCCGCAACCTGGCCCGGATCGGCATGGGCGTGGTCAACGTCCGCTGGTCGCAGCTCGGCTTCGGCAAGACCTCCTCGACCACCCCCGAGGCGCAGACCCCGCGCAACCTCATGGGCTTCAAGGACGGCACCCACAACATCGCCGGCACCGACGCCAAGGCGCTGACCGACCACGTGTGGGTCGCCCCCGGCGACGGCCAGGACTGGATGACCGGCGGCTCGTACCTGGTCGCCCGGCGGATCCGGATGACCATCGAGACCTGGGACCGCACCCCGCTCAAGGAGCAGGAGGACATCTTCGGCCGCAGCAAGCTCGAAGGTGCCCCGGTCGGCAAGCAGAGGGAGCGGGACACCCCGGACCTGTCCGCGATGAAGGAGGACGCGCACGTCCGCCTCGCGCACCCGGACAGCAACAACGGGCTGATGATCCTGCGCCGCGGCTTCTCCTTCACGGACGGCACCGACGGCCTCGGCCGCCTCGACGCCGGCCTGTTCTTCCTCGCCTACCAGCGCGACACCCGCAAGGCCTTCGTGCCGCTGCAGACCAAGCTCGCCGGCAACGACGCGCTGAACGAGTACATCACGCACGTGGGCTCCGGCCACTTCGCGTGCCCGCCCGGCGTCCGCAAGCCCGGCGAATGGTGGGGCCAGGCCCTGTTCGGCTGACCCCCTGCCCCGTACCACCTCCACCCCCGGGAGTCCCCCTGTGTTCGGCAACTACCTGATCGGTCTGCGGGAAGGCCTCGAAGCCAGCCTCGTGGTCTGCATCCTGATCGCCTATCTGGTCAAGACCGGCCGCCGGGACCGGCTGGCTCCGGTCTGGGCGGGCATCGCCGCGGCGGTCGTGCTGAGCATGGCCTTCGGCGCGGTGCTGCAGTACGGCTCGACGCAGCTCAGCTTCGAGGCGCAGGAGGCGCTCGGCGGCTCGCTGTCGATCGTCGCGGTGGGCCTGGTCACCTGGATGGTCTTCTGGATGCGCCGCACCGCGCGGCACCTGAAGGCCGAGCTGCACGGCAAGCTGGACGCCGCGCTGGCTATGGGCACCTTCGCCCTGGTGATCACGGCCTTCCTGGCGGTCGGCCGGGAGGGCCTGGAGACCGCGCTGTTCATCTGGACGGCCGTCCAGGCGACCAGTGACGGCGTCCGTCCGCTGGTCGGCGCGGTCCTCGGCCTGCTGACCTCGGTGGTGCTGGGCTGGATGTTCTACCGCGGCGCCCTGAAGATCAACCTCGCCAAGTTCTTCACCTGGACCGGCGCGATGCTGGTCGTCGTGGCAGCCGGTGTGCTCGCCTACGGCGTCCACGACCTGCAGGAGGCCGGCTGGATCCCGGGCCTGGCGAACCAGGCGTTCGACATCTCCAGCACCATCCCCAAGGACAGCTGGTACGGCACCCTGCTGAAGGGCGTGTTCAACTTCCAGCCCGACCCGACGATGCTGCAGGTGGCGGTCTGGGCCGCCTACCTGGTGCCGACGCTCTTCCTCTTCCTGCGGACGTCGGGCAGCTCGGCGCCGAAGCCTGCCGCGGCCGTCGCCCCCTCCGCGGCCGAGAAGCCCGCCGCATAGCAATCCTGCGCACCGCGAAGGTCCCGCACCCTGCCGAGGGTGCGGGACCTTCCGCGTTCCGCCGTGCGGTGTCAGCGGTCGAAGAGCACCAGGGAGCGTCCGCCGCGGCCGGCCGCCATCCGGTCGAAGGCGGCCGGGATCTCCTCCAGCCCGATCCGGTCGGTGATCAGCGCGTCCAGGTCGAGCCGGCCGGTGCGCACGTGCTCGGCGAGGACCGGCACGGTCTCGTCCGGGTCGCAGTTGCCGTAGACGCAGGCCGTCAGGGTGCGGGCGTAGTGGAACAGTTCCAGGGCTGAGAAGGAGACCATGTCCTGCTTGCCGCCGATCCCGACGACGGTCGTCCGACCGCCGCGGCGGGTGGCCGACCAGGCCGAACGGATCGTGGCGCCGCGGCCGACGCACTCGAAGGCGTGGTCGGCGCCGCGGCCGCCGGTGAGCTCGCGGACGGCCTTCGGGGTGCCCTCGTCGGCGAGCAGGAACTCGGTGGCACCGTGCCGGCGGGCGAGCTCCTCCTTCTCCGGGGACACGTCCACGGCGACCACCGGCGCGGCGCCGGCGAGCCGGGCGGCCTGCAGCACCGCCAGGCCGATCCCGCCCAGGCCGTACACCACCACCGACTCCCCCACCCGTACCCGGGCCGCGCTGTGCACCGCCCCGTAGCCGGTGAGGACGGCGCAGCCGAGCAGGGCGGCGGAGGCGAGCGGCACGTCGGCGGGCAGCGGCAGCACGGCCCGCCGGTCGACCACGGTCTCCTCGGCGAAGGCGCCGACGCCGAGCCCGGGGTGCAGGCCGGTGCCGTCCGGCAGTGCGGCGTACCGGCCGGTCGCGGCGGCGCCGGCGTTGTCGCAGAGCCAGGGTTCGCCGATCGCGCAGGCCGGGCAGCTGCGGCAGGCCGGGGCCCAGTTGAGCACCACGGGGTCGCCGGGGCGGACGCCGGTGACGTCCTCGCCGACGGAGACCACGGTGCCCGCGCCCTCGTGGCCGAGCACCAGCGGCAGGGTTGCGCGGAGCACCCCGCGGGCGATCGACAGGTCGGAGTGGCAGACGCCGGCGGCGGCGAGCCGGACGCGGACCTGTCCGGGGCCGGGGTCTGGCAGGTCGATGTCGGTGATCTCGAGCGGGGCCCCGGCGGAGCGCAGGACGGCGGCACGGACCATGGCGGTCACCTCGGCGGTCTTCGGCGGTCTTCGGATGCGGGCGGGGGATCGGCGTACGGTGGGCGGCCGTCAGAACTGGAGGGACTTGGTCTGCAGGAACTCCTCCAGGCCGTGCCGGCCGAGCTCCCGGCCCACACCGGAGTTCTTCCAGCCGCCGAACGGGGCGAGCGGGTTGAAGCGGCCGCCGTTGATGTCGACCTGGCCGGTCTCCATGCGGCGGGCGAAGGCGGCGGCGGTCTCGTCGTCGGCCGCCCAGACGGCGCCGGCCAGGCCGTACTCGGTGCCGTTGGCCAGCTCCAGGGCGTGTTCCTCGTCCTCGTAGGGCAGCACCACCAGGACGGGCCCGAAGATCTCCTCCCGGACGGCGGCGGCGTCCGGGGCGAGGTCGGCGAGGACGGTCGGGCGGACGTAGTAGCCGCCGGCCAGCCCCTCGGGCGCCTCGGACCCGCCGGCGACCAGCCGGGCGCCGGCGGCGAGCGCCCCGTCGATGTAGCCGCGGACGCGCTCGCGCTGGCGCTCGCTGACCAGCGGGCCGACCCGGGTGGCGGGGTCGGCCGGATCGCCGGGCGCGTACTTGGCGGTCGCGGCGGCGGCGATCGCCAGGGCCTCCTCGTACTGGTCGCGGTGGACCAGCAGCCGGGTCCAGGCGGTGCAGGTCTGGCCGGAGTTGGCGAAGACGTTGGCGAGGTTGACGTTGACGGCGCGGGTGAGGTCGGCGCCGGGCAGGACGACGTTGGCGGACTTGCCGCCGAGCTCCAGGGAGACCTTCTTGATGCCGCGTCCGGCGCTCTCGCCGATCGCGCGGCCGACCGCGGTGGAGCCGGTGAAGGAGACCACGTCGACGCCCGGGTGGGCGGCGAGCGCGGCGCCCACCACCGTGCCGAGGCCGGTGACCAGGTTGAAGACGCCTGGCGGCAGGCCCGCCCCGTCGACGATCCGGGCGAACAGCCGGGCGACCAGCGGGGTCTCCTCGGAGGGCTTGAGCACCACCGTGCAGCCGGCCGCGAGGGCGGGGACGACCTTCGCGACGATCAGGTGCAGCGGGTAGTTCCACGGCGTGATCGCGGCGACCACCCCGGCGGGTTCGGCGTAGACGGTGGAGTTGCCGACCTTCTCGTGGAAGGCGTAGTCCGCGAGCACGTCCAGGTAGGCGGAGGCGACGGCGATCGGGGTGCCGGCCTGGACGGCGTCGGCGAAGCCGATCGGGGTGCCGAGTTCGGCGGTGACGGTCTCCGCGATCTCGGCGCGGTGGGCGGTCAGTCCGTCGCGCAGCCGGGTCAGTGCGGCGAGCCGCTCCTCGCGGCCGGTCGCGGCCCAGCCGGGGGCGGCGGCGCGGGCGGCGGCGACGGCGGCGTCCACCTCGGCGGCGGTGCCGGCCGGGACGGTGGCGATCGGCCGCTCGGTCGCCGGGTTGAGCACCTCGATGGTGTCCGGCCCGGCGGCGGGGCGCCAGCCGCCGCCGATGTAGTGGTCCGCGTAGTGCTGCACCCGATGCTCCTCGGAGTCCGCTCCCGGATTTTAACTAGCAGTGGTAGTTAACGCGGCCGCGGGGCACCCGCGCAAGACCGCGGCACGGCTACGGCACGGCCGGGCCCGGGGAGTGACGCCCGATCACCCCGGACGGCACCCGGACCCGGACCCCGTCCGCGGACGGCCGCCACGGCCCGCCGGCACGCCTGTAGGGTTGGGCCGCATGAACGCCCGCACCGCCCCCGCCTTCCGCAGGTCCGAGGCCCGGGAGCGGCTGCTCGACACGGCCGCCGCGCTGTTCTACGCCGAGGGCGTCCGGGCGGTCGGCGTCGACCGGCTGATCGCCGAGGCCGGCGTCACCAAGGCCACCTTCTACCGGCACTTCCCCGGCAAGGACGAACTCGTCCTCGCCTACCTCGACCGCCACGACCAGGCCGTACGGCAACGGCTGGCGGCCGCCGCCGCGGCCGCACCCGACCCGCGCAGCACCCTCGCCGTCCAGGTGGCGGCCCTCGCCGACGAGGTCTGCGGGCCGAACTTCCGGGGCTGCCCGTTCGTCAACGCCGCCGCCGAGTACCCGGACGCCGACCACCCCGTCCGACGGCTGGTCGCCGCACACCGACACTGGTTCCGCGACGCCCTCGCCGACCTCCTCGCCGCCTGCGGCCACCACGACCCGACGGCGGGGGCCGCCGCCCTGCTCCTCCTCCGCGACGGCGCCATGGTCGGCGGCTACCTCGACGGCACCGACACCCGCCACCACATCACCACCACCGCCGCCGGCCTCCTCGCCCCGCTGCTCTGAGACCTGAGGCACTCCGCGAGAGCGGTCCCCTGCGATATCCGCTCTCGCCGGTTCCCTGCGGGTGTGGACTGCCTCTAGGGTGCTCGGCACACTGTCCGTGTCCGGTCCGGAGGATGACTGCTGTGACGTCCGCCCCGTCCACCCCGCCGTCCGAGCGGCTGCGGATCGCCGTGCTCGGCGCCGGCAGCATCGGCTGCCACCTCGGCGGTCTGCTCGCCGAGGTCGCCGATGTCACCCTGATCGGCAGGCCGTCCGTCCTGGACGCGGTGCGCGAGCACGGCCTCACCCTCACCGGCGGCGGACGCCCCACGGTTCGGGTGCCCGCCGAGCGGCTCCGAACGGCCACCGACGCGGCCGCCGCGGAGGGCGTCGACCTCGTCCTGGTGACGGTGAAGTCCGCCGGGACCGCCGAGGCCGCCGCCTCGGTCGCCGACCACCTCGACTCGACGACGCCACTGGTCAGCTTCCAGAACGGCCTGCACAACCCGGCGCAGATCCGTTCCGCCGTCGGTCCGGACCGCCCGGTGGTCGCCGGGATGGTGCCGTACAACGTGCTGCAGACCGCGCCGGGCGTGTTCCACCAGGGTTCCGGCGGCGCGCTGATGATCGACGACCAGCCGGCGGCCGCCCCGCTGGCGGCGGCGGCCCGGGCGGCCGGGGTGCCGGTGGAGCGCCGTGCGGACATGCGTGAGGTGCAGCACGGCAAGCTGCTGATGAATCTGAACAACGCCGTCAACGCACTCTCCGGGGTGCCGTTGCGCGAGGAGCTCGGGCAGCGGGCGTTCCGGCGGTGTCTGGCGCTGTGCCAGCGGGAGGCGCTGGCGGCGATGCGGGCGGACGGGGTGCGCCCGGCCCGGCTCGGCGCGCTGCCGACGGCGCTGATGCCCCGTCTGCTGGCGCTGCCCGACGGGGTGTTCCGGCGGCTGGCGGCGGCGGCCCTGCAGGTGGACGCGGAGGCCCGCTCGTCCACCTGGGAGGACCTGCAGCGCGGCCGCCGGACGGAGATCGACAGCCTGCAGGGCGAGGTGGTGGCGATGGCCGCCCGGCACGGGCTGGCGGCGCCGGCGAACACCCGGCTGATCGAACTCGTCCGGGAGGCGGAGCTGGCCGGGCCCGGTCGGGCCCGGGCCTGGGGCGGGACGGAGCTGCTCGGTGAGCTGCTGGCCGCGCACGCTGCGGGAACGCGGCAGCAGGGACCCCAAATGCGAATCCGAAAGTCGCATTAGATAGTCTGCTGGATGTGAGGCTGACCAAGAGCACCGACATCGCGCTGCGCATCGCCATGCGGCTGGCCGTGCTGGACGAGTCGTCCAACCCGACCACCCGCGAGGTCGCGGCGGCGATGGAGGTGCCCTACACCCACGCGGCCAAGGTGGTCAGCAGGCTGCAGCACCTCGGCGTGGTCGAGGCCCGGCGCGGCCGCAGCGGCGGCCTGGCGCTCACCACGGCCGGCCGGACGGGTTCGCTCGGCGTCCTGCTGCGCGACCTCGAGGGCGTCGGCGACGTGGTGGGCTGCGAGGACGATCCGCCGTGTCCGCTCCGGGCGGCCTGCCGGCTGCGCGGGGCGCTCCGACAGGCGCAGGAGGCGTTCTTCGCGGTGCTCGACCCGCTGTCGATCGAGGACCTGGTCTCCTCGCCGACCGGCCCGGTGCTGCTCGGCCTGTCGGTCCGCCCGCCCGACTGATCCACTCCCCCGTGGAGGGCCCCGGCCCTCCCGCCCCGCTCCCCCGTCCAACAAAATACGAAGATCAAATACCAATTAAGGAGCCGTCCATGCTGTCACCGCAGAACGCCCCGGTCGTCGAAGCCACGCTGCCGGTGGTCGGCGCCGCCGTCGGCGACATCACCGCCCGCTTCTACGAGCGGCTGTTCGAGGCCCACCCGGAGCTGCTGCGCGACCTGTTCAACCGCGGCAACCAGGCGAACGGCAGCCAGCGGCAGGCGCTGGCCGGCTCGATCGCCGCGTTCGCCACCGCGCTGGTCGCCCACCCCGAGCAGCGCCCGGACGCGATGCTCGCCCGGATCGCGCACAAGCACGCCTCGCTGGGCGTCGCGCCCGAGCAGTACCCGGTGGTCCACGAGCACCTCTTCGCGGCGATCGTCGAGGTGCTCGGCGAGGCGGTCACGCCGGAGGTCGCGGCCGCCTGGGACGAGGTGTACTGGCTGATGGCGAACGCGCTGATCGCCCTGGAGAAGGGCCTGTACGCCGGGGCGGGCACCGGGCCGGAGGCGCTGTGGCGCCCGTACACGGTGGTCGCGCGGCTGCTGGAGACCGACGACGTGGCGACCTTCCTGGTCCGGCCGGCCGACGGCGGCCCGCTGCCGGCCACCGCGCCCGGCCAGTACGTCTCGGTGCAGGTCGAACTGCCGGACGGCGCCCACCAGATCCGCCAGTACAGCCTCTCCGGGCAGCCGGACGGCGCGCTGCAGTTCTCGGTGAAGCGGGTGGCCGGCACCCCGGACGGCGAGGTCTCCAACCACCTGCACGCGCACGTCGGCGCGGGCGACACCCTGCTGCTCGGCCACCCGTTCGGCGACGTGGTGCTGACGGAGGGCGAGGGCCCGGTCCTGCTGGCCTCGGCCGGCATCGGCTGCACGCCGATGATCGGGATGCTCTCGCACCTGGCCGCGACCGGTGCGACCCGCCGGGTGGTCTCCGTGCACGGCGACCGGGACCAGCTCTCGCACGCCTTCCGGGCCGACCTGCAGCAGCTGACCGCCAAGCTCGCCGACGCCGAGGCGCACGTCTTCTACGAGCACCCCGTCGGCGAGTGGCCCGCCGACCGCACCGGGCTGGTCGACCTGTCGGCCGTGGAGGTCCCGGCCGGCACCACCGCCTACCTGTGCGGTCCGGTGCCGTTCCTGCGCTCGGTGCGCGGGCAGCTGATCGCGGCGGGTGTGCGGCCGGCCGACATCCACTACGAGGTGTTCGGCCCCGACCTGTGGCTGGGCGCGGACGCCTGACGTCCCCTCACGGCCGCCGGGCCGGCACCCCCTCACGCAGGGGCGCCGGCCCGGCGGTCCGGGGCGGCCTGCTCAGGACCGCGCGGCCGGCTCCGCGGCGGCCTCCGACGAGCCCTCCGCCGTCAGGGCGGTCACCGCGGCCGGCTCGGGCCGGCCGGGGACGGCGAGGGTGACCAGGGCGGCGAGCACCGCCGTGCCGAGGCCGATCATCAGGCCGGTCCGGAAGCCGTCCTCGGAGGGCAGCACGACCGGGCCCATGGTGACGGTCATGTGCGAGAGCACCACACCCACGACGGCGGCGGAGGTGGAGGTGCCGATCGACCGCATCAGGCTGTTGAGGCCGTTCGCGGCGGCGGTCTCGGAGGCCGGTACCGCCGACATGATCAGCGCGGGCATCGCGGCGTAGGCGAAGGCCACACCGGCGCCGATCACGCTGGAGAACAGCACCATGCCCCACACGTGGCCGGTCAGGCCGAGCGAGAGCGCGTAGCCGGCGGCGATCACCAGCGAGCCGATCAGCAGGGAGACCTTCGGGCCGCGGGCCGCCGAGATCTTCGCGGAGAACGGCGAGACGGCCATCATGACCAGTCCGGACGGGGCCATGCACAGGCCCGCGACCACCATCGAGCGGCCGAGGCCGTACCCGGTCTGCTCGGGCAGCTGGAGCAGCTGCGGAACGATCAGCGACATCGCGTACATCGCGAAGCCGATCACCACCGAGGCGAGGTTGGTCATCAGCACCTGGCGGCGGGCGGTGGTGCGCAGGTCGACCAGCGGGCTGCCGGTGCGAAGCTCCCAGACGCCCCAGAGCAGCAGGACGGCGGCGGCCGCGCCGAACAGGCCGAGGGTGGTGCCGCTGCCCCAGCCCCAGTCGCCGCCCTTGGAGACGGCCAGCAGCAGGCAGAGCAGGCCGGCCGAGAGACCGACCGCGCCGACCAGGTCGAAGCGCCCGCCGGACCGGACCGGGGACTCCGGCACGAAGGCGATCACCAGGGCGATGACCACGGCGCCGAGCGCACCCGCCGTCCAGAAGAGGACGTGCCAGTCCGCGTGCTGGGCGACGACGGCGGCGAGCGGCAGGCCGAGCGCACCGCCGATCCCGAGCGAGGAGCTGACCAGGGCCATCGCCGAGCCCATCCGCTGCGGCGGCAACTCGTCGCGCATGATGCTGATGCCGAGCGGGATGACGGCCGCGGCGCAGCCCTGCAGGGCGCGGCCCACCACCATCGGGACGAGGCCGTCGGCGATCGCGGGGACGACGGATCCGATCACCATCAGGGCGAGGCTGGCCAGCAGGATGCGGCGCTTGCCGTACATGTCGCCGAGCCGGCCGAGCACCGGGGTGGCGACGGCGCCGGCGAGCAGGGTGGCGGTGATCGCCCAGGAGGCGTTGGCGGGGGTGGTGCCGAGCAGTCTCGGCAGGTCGGGGATGAGCGGGACGACGAGCGTGTTCATGAGCGAGACGGCGATGCCGGCGCCGGCGAGGACGCCGATGATCGCGCCGCCGCCGGTGCGCCCGGGGGAACCGGAAGGAGGTGTGCTCAAGGGGGGACTCCAAGTCACGTGGATGCATTATGCATCGTACATATGATGTGCATGATGCACATACGATTGACTGGAACCGAACGGATCACACCCGGCGGACGACGAGGGAGGACGTTGTGCACGAGGAGCTCGGCGACCTCGAACGCGAGCTGATGCTGATCGGCCGCCACCAGGCGATGGCCGCGCTGCGCGCCGACTCCGGCGGCCGCCTGGAACGAAGCGCGTACACCCTGCTCAGCCGGATCGAGGCCGAGGGGCCGATGACCATCGGTCAACTGGCGGAGGCCTTCGGGCTGGACACCTCCACGGTCAACCGGCAGACCGCCGCGATGCTCCGTCAGACCCTGGTCGAGCGCATCCCGGACCCGGACGGCGGCATCGCCCGCAAACTGCGCATCACCGACGAGGGCATGCGCCGGCTGCACCACGACCGCGAGTGGTCCGTCAACGGGCTGGCCTCCGTGCTGGAGGACTGGCCGCAGGAGGAGGTCACCGCGCTGGCCCGGCTGCTGACCCGGCTCAACCGCAGCATCGAGGGCAAGGAGGGCCGCAGCTGGCCCCGCCCCGGCGGTCCGGCCGAGGCTGCCCGATAGG
The nucleotide sequence above comes from Streptomyces sp. TLI_235. Encoded proteins:
- a CDS encoding ketopantoate reductase; translated protein: MTSAPSTPPSERLRIAVLGAGSIGCHLGGLLAEVADVTLIGRPSVLDAVREHGLTLTGGGRPTVRVPAERLRTATDAAAAEGVDLVLVTVKSAGTAEAAASVADHLDSTTPLVSFQNGLHNPAQIRSAVGPDRPVVAGMVPYNVLQTAPGVFHQGSGGALMIDDQPAAAPLAAAARAAGVPVERRADMREVQHGKLLMNLNNAVNALSGVPLREELGQRAFRRCLALCQREALAAMRADGVRPARLGALPTALMPRLLALPDGVFRRLAAAALQVDAEARSSTWEDLQRGRRTEIDSLQGEVVAMAARHGLAAPANTRLIELVREAELAGPGRARAWGGTELLGELLAAHAAGTRQQGPQMRIRKSH
- a CDS encoding deferrochelatase/peroxidase EfeB, which translates into the protein MDAETTEPTAPDTATDHAPTRRAVIGWAGAGLALGAAAAGSVAAATMHEAAPAAAPGIDSTVDIPFYGDHQAGIATPVQDRLHFAAFDVTTKDREALVKMLKEWTKAAAAMTGGREVGTGATGGLPEAPPDDTGEALGLPASRLTLTVGFGPTLFEKDGTDRFGIKAKRPEALVDLPKFPGDRLEATRTGGDICVQACADDPQVAVHAIRNLARIGMGVVNVRWSQLGFGKTSSTTPEAQTPRNLMGFKDGTHNIAGTDAKALTDHVWVAPGDGQDWMTGGSYLVARRIRMTIETWDRTPLKEQEDIFGRSKLEGAPVGKQRERDTPDLSAMKEDAHVRLAHPDSNNGLMILRRGFSFTDGTDGLGRLDAGLFFLAYQRDTRKAFVPLQTKLAGNDALNEYITHVGSGHFACPPGVRKPGEWWGQALFG
- a CDS encoding MFS transporter, whose product is MSTPPSGSPGRTGGGAIIGVLAGAGIAVSLMNTLVVPLIPDLPRLLGTTPANASWAITATLLAGAVATPVLGRLGDMYGKRRILLASLALMVIGSVVPAIADGLVPMVVGRALQGCAAAVIPLGISIMRDELPPQRMGSAMALVSSSLGIGGALGLPLAAVVAQHADWHVLFWTAGALGAVVIALVIAFVPESPVRSGGRFDLVGAVGLSAGLLCLLLAVSKGGDWGWGSGTTLGLFGAAAAVLLLWGVWELRTGSPLVDLRTTARRQVLMTNLASVVIGFAMYAMSLIVPQLLQLPEQTGYGLGRSMVVAGLCMAPSGLVMMAVSPFSAKISAARGPKVSLLIGSLVIAAGYALSLGLTGHVWGMVLFSSVIGAGVAFAYAAMPALIMSAVPASETAAANGLNSLMRSIGTSTSAAVVGVVLSHMTVTMGPVVLPSEDGFRTGLMIGLGTAVLAALVTLAVPGRPEPAAVTALTAEGSSEAAAEPAARS
- a CDS encoding aldehyde dehydrogenase (NAD+), which produces MQHYADHYIGGGWRPAAGPDTIEVLNPATERPIATVPAGTAAEVDAAVAAARAAAPGWAATGREERLAALTRLRDGLTAHRAEIAETVTAELGTPIGFADAVQAGTPIAVASAYLDVLADYAFHEKVGNSTVYAEPAGVVAAITPWNYPLHLIVAKVVPALAAGCTVVLKPSEETPLVARLFARIVDGAGLPPGVFNLVTGLGTVVGAALAAHPGVDVVSFTGSTAVGRAIGESAGRGIKKVSLELGGKSANVVLPGADLTRAVNVNLANVFANSGQTCTAWTRLLVHRDQYEEALAIAAAATAKYAPGDPADPATRVGPLVSERQRERVRGYIDGALAAGARLVAGGSEAPEGLAGGYYVRPTVLADLAPDAAAVREEIFGPVLVVLPYEDEEHALELANGTEYGLAGAVWAADDETAAAFARRMETGQVDINGGRFNPLAPFGGWKNSGVGRELGRHGLEEFLQTKSLQF
- a CDS encoding high-affinity iron transporter; amino-acid sequence: MFGNYLIGLREGLEASLVVCILIAYLVKTGRRDRLAPVWAGIAAAVVLSMAFGAVLQYGSTQLSFEAQEALGGSLSIVAVGLVTWMVFWMRRTARHLKAELHGKLDAALAMGTFALVITAFLAVGREGLETALFIWTAVQATSDGVRPLVGAVLGLLTSVVLGWMFYRGALKINLAKFFTWTGAMLVVVAAGVLAYGVHDLQEAGWIPGLANQAFDISSTIPKDSWYGTLLKGVFNFQPDPTMLQVAVWAAYLVPTLFLFLRTSGSSAPKPAAAVAPSAAEKPAA
- a CDS encoding S-(hydroxymethyl)glutathione dehydrogenase/alcohol dehydrogenase, with translation MVRAAVLRSAGAPLEITDIDLPDPGPGQVRVRLAAAGVCHSDLSIARGVLRATLPLVLGHEGAGTVVSVGEDVTGVRPGDPVVLNWAPACRSCPACAIGEPWLCDNAGAAATGRYAALPDGTGLHPGLGVGAFAEETVVDRRAVLPLPADVPLASAALLGCAVLTGYGAVHSAARVRVGESVVVYGLGGIGLAVLQAARLAGAAPVVAVDVSPEKEELARRHGATEFLLADEGTPKAVRELTGGRGADHAFECVGRGATIRSAWSATRRGGRTTVVGIGGKQDMVSFSALELFHYARTLTACVYGNCDPDETVPVLAEHVRTGRLDLDALITDRIGLEEIPAAFDRMAAGRGGRSLVLFDR
- a CDS encoding DNA-binding MarR family transcriptional regulator, producing MHEELGDLERELMLIGRHQAMAALRADSGGRLERSAYTLLSRIEAEGPMTIGQLAEAFGLDTSTVNRQTAAMLRQTLVERIPDPDGGIARKLRITDEGMRRLHHDREWSVNGLASVLEDWPQEEVTALARLLTRLNRSIEGKEGRSWPRPGGPAEAAR
- a CDS encoding BadM/Rrf2 family transcriptional regulator, whose translation is MRLTKSTDIALRIAMRLAVLDESSNPTTREVAAAMEVPYTHAAKVVSRLQHLGVVEARRGRSGGLALTTAGRTGSLGVLLRDLEGVGDVVGCEDDPPCPLRAACRLRGALRQAQEAFFAVLDPLSIEDLVSSPTGPVLLGLSVRPPD
- a CDS encoding nitric oxide dioxygenase, whose product is MLSPQNAPVVEATLPVVGAAVGDITARFYERLFEAHPELLRDLFNRGNQANGSQRQALAGSIAAFATALVAHPEQRPDAMLARIAHKHASLGVAPEQYPVVHEHLFAAIVEVLGEAVTPEVAAAWDEVYWLMANALIALEKGLYAGAGTGPEALWRPYTVVARLLETDDVATFLVRPADGGPLPATAPGQYVSVQVELPDGAHQIRQYSLSGQPDGALQFSVKRVAGTPDGEVSNHLHAHVGAGDTLLLGHPFGDVVLTEGEGPVLLASAGIGCTPMIGMLSHLAATGATRRVVSVHGDRDQLSHAFRADLQQLTAKLADAEAHVFYEHPVGEWPADRTGLVDLSAVEVPAGTTAYLCGPVPFLRSVRGQLIAAGVRPADIHYEVFGPDLWLGADA
- a CDS encoding TetR family transcriptional regulator, with product MNARTAPAFRRSEARERLLDTAAALFYAEGVRAVGVDRLIAEAGVTKATFYRHFPGKDELVLAYLDRHDQAVRQRLAAAAAAAPDPRSTLAVQVAALADEVCGPNFRGCPFVNAAAEYPDADHPVRRLVAAHRHWFRDALADLLAACGHHDPTAGAAALLLLRDGAMVGGYLDGTDTRHHITTTAAGLLAPLL